The region ATGAAGCCGTGCTGGGCGCGTGGAAGGATAGTGTCTTGCTGGGCATCATCTCCCTGCATTTCATTCCGCAGCTGGCGCTGGTCGGCGACTTCTGCCGCATCAGCTACTTCTGCGTGTCCGAGCAGGCACGCGGCGAGGGCATCGGCGCCTTGCTGGAAAGCGAGGCCGTGTCCCTGGCCCGCGAGCGTGGCTGCGACCGTATCGAACTCCATTGCCACTCCCGCCGCGTCGACGCGCATCGCTTTTATCTGCGGCAGGGCTACGAAGACTCACCCAAGTATTTCTTCAAGTCCTTGGTATGAGCGTTATGCCTGCGCGGGCAACATAGTCGGGGAACCTAGCGGCGCTTTTCATCACCCATGCGCGGAAATCCTCGTGTCATCTTGACTGAGAGGAAAGCGAAGGGTGATAAATAAATGAACGTTGCACTAAGCGTCTATAACTTTGTCTTAGGTTAGTTCAAAGACTATGGGTTCATCGTCGTTCTTTCTATCTCAGGATATCTACTTACGACTCGTTGGGCCAACGACGCTGCGAAGAACCGATACAAGCGAATGTCGAAAGTGTTGGAGGACGCGATTGCGGCTGGGAACAAAGGGGCAGGAATATCTGCCGATGTCACAACTTATGAATTGCTGAAGTTATATGACGCCGGCGCAACGAAGGACTGGTTGTCTACCCACAATGCCTCGACGAAGCTTGCGGTGCTGTATATCTGCCGTTGGGAAACGCGTCTTGCCCTCGACCGTCTGAAAGCAAGGGACAAGTCGCTCGAAGAGCAAGAACGACTTCTGCGGGGCACCGTTTAGCGTCTACCGTCCGTTCAAGCGAAGTGTGCAGCCGGGCCAGGTCAGGCTGGCTGACACAAGCTACTCGATGTGGATATTCCTTTCCTCGATCAAGTCTTTCCATCGTTTGTATTCCTGCGCCTGGAACGCCGTGAATTGCTCCGGCGTGTTGGCGACGATCTCGAGGCCTTGCTCTTCCAGCTTGGCGGCAACGGCGGGG is a window of Bordetella sp. N DNA encoding:
- a CDS encoding GNAT family N-acetyltransferase, with protein sequence MTTMQLVEIRTPSVADAPVIAQLLASLGYPGTESFIEQRIAQLVAHPDEAVLGAWKDSVLLGIISLHFIPQLALVGDFCRISYFCVSEQARGEGIGALLESEAVSLARERGCDRIELHCHSRRVDAHRFYLRQGYEDSPKYFFKSLV